A genomic window from Paucibacter sp. KCTC 42545 includes:
- a CDS encoding ATP-binding protein — protein MPAAPAFSRRFLLRRASNRIVLVSGGLLAAALVLTLVSLAWYERREALLSTFERSELLARVLSDHATGSVETSSLMLRTLAETISQQSQADPGRLQPLLSNSLQGLPFLRSLAVIDPQGRVLASSVHDDVGHVIDLKRLGPWPAVGAERLQSLLAGRGLADLLPGPAPARVTVTMLPLLRQVRTANGANLLLVALINPETLATYQQLTMAGSKSIAALMSYEGQVLAATETVSVEPSARLLTHPIYTDWLPKREHGSYVGAGVLPGEQVVAFRVSRSRPLLVSVELDLPTALQGWRDNMLWLLAFGAGALSLIAGACVIALRSLSVRESARQALDAAHEQVAWRERELQVLLKSLQELVFRTDAQGAITYVNARWEVLSQERAEQAIGRHLQELVEPAGRLQVQALFNPDDRIGIRTAAITVRAASGELLYFDVAVMPLFGPVAGRNTLIGFAGSAIDVTDRTNSRQRLQQQLALTGVLLEMSPLPVAMYDQHFNYLSLNQAWEQFTGLRRGDVIGKPLGRSLLPSDAAQHREQDRKLMAQAKVQGMALGGQLRYEAQLMGADGQRHDVLITKVLVPDENGGVRGTLCTLMDVTEFRNAERATREARDVAQETSRAKSEFVANMSHELRTPLQSILGFSELGLKKAREHASLVEMFGEIHASGERMLALVNDLLDVAKIESAVGIFELERTDLRGLVQQVLRELRPLLDQRHLKLSLQLPDQPLAAQVDAVRFSQVLRNVLANAIKFSPQGGQLRLSAERSANGEAHLSVADQGPGIPEAELEKIFEAFVQSSQTKDGAGGTGLGLAICRKILEVHGGRIYAENGAGGGALLHIVLPPRSSPDSQMGSF, from the coding sequence ATGCCCGCCGCGCCAGCCTTCAGCCGCCGCTTCCTGCTTCGCCGCGCGTCCAACCGCATCGTTTTGGTCTCGGGCGGCTTGCTGGCCGCGGCCTTGGTGCTGACCTTGGTGAGCTTGGCCTGGTACGAGCGGCGCGAAGCCTTGCTCAGCACCTTTGAGCGCAGCGAGTTGCTGGCGCGGGTTTTGTCGGATCACGCCACCGGCAGCGTGGAAACCTCGTCCCTGATGCTGCGCACCTTGGCCGAGACCATTTCCCAGCAATCGCAGGCCGACCCGGGCCGGCTGCAGCCTTTGCTCAGCAACTCTTTGCAAGGTCTGCCCTTTTTGCGCAGTTTGGCGGTGATTGACCCTCAAGGCCGGGTGCTGGCCAGCTCGGTGCATGACGATGTTGGCCATGTGATCGACCTCAAGCGGCTTGGACCCTGGCCGGCGGTGGGGGCCGAGCGCCTGCAAAGCTTGCTGGCTGGCCGCGGCTTGGCCGATTTGCTGCCCGGCCCGGCGCCTGCGCGGGTCACGGTCACCATGCTGCCCCTCTTGCGCCAGGTGCGTACGGCCAATGGCGCCAACCTGCTGCTGGTGGCCCTGATCAACCCCGAGACCCTGGCCACCTACCAACAGCTGACCATGGCGGGCAGCAAAAGCATCGCGGCGCTGATGAGCTACGAGGGCCAGGTGCTGGCCGCCACCGAAACCGTCAGCGTGGAACCCTCGGCACGCCTGCTCACGCATCCGATCTATACCGACTGGCTGCCCAAGCGTGAGCATGGCAGCTATGTGGGCGCCGGCGTGTTGCCGGGCGAACAGGTGGTGGCGTTTCGGGTCTCGCGCAGCCGGCCTTTGCTGGTGTCGGTGGAGCTGGACCTGCCCACCGCCTTGCAAGGCTGGCGCGACAATATGCTGTGGTTGCTGGCCTTCGGTGCCGGCGCGCTGAGTCTGATTGCTGGCGCCTGCGTTATCGCCTTGCGCAGCCTGAGTGTGCGCGAATCGGCCCGCCAGGCTTTGGATGCGGCCCACGAGCAGGTCGCCTGGCGCGAGCGCGAATTGCAGGTCTTGCTCAAAAGCCTGCAGGAGTTGGTGTTCCGCACCGACGCCCAGGGAGCGATCACTTACGTCAATGCCCGCTGGGAAGTGCTCAGCCAGGAGCGCGCCGAGCAGGCCATTGGCCGCCATCTGCAAGAACTGGTGGAGCCCGCGGGTCGGCTGCAGGTGCAAGCCTTGTTCAACCCGGACGATCGCATCGGCATCCGCACCGCCGCCATCACGGTTCGCGCGGCCAGCGGTGAGTTGCTGTACTTTGATGTGGCGGTGATGCCGCTGTTCGGCCCGGTGGCCGGGCGCAATACCTTGATTGGTTTTGCCGGCAGCGCGATTGATGTCACCGACCGCACCAACTCACGCCAGCGCCTGCAGCAGCAACTCGCCTTGACCGGTGTGCTGCTGGAAATGAGCCCCTTGCCGGTGGCCATGTACGACCAACACTTCAACTACCTCAGCCTCAATCAGGCCTGGGAGCAGTTCACCGGCCTGCGCCGCGGCGATGTGATCGGCAAGCCGCTGGGCCGCAGCCTGTTGCCGTCTGACGCGGCCCAGCACCGCGAGCAAGACAGGAAGCTGATGGCGCAAGCCAAGGTTCAGGGCATGGCTCTGGGCGGTCAGCTGCGTTACGAGGCCCAGCTGATGGGCGCCGACGGCCAGCGGCACGATGTGCTGATCACCAAGGTGCTGGTGCCCGATGAAAACGGCGGCGTGCGCGGCACCTTGTGCACGCTGATGGATGTGACCGAGTTCCGCAATGCCGAGCGCGCCACCCGCGAGGCCCGCGATGTGGCGCAGGAAACCTCGCGCGCCAAGTCAGAGTTCGTGGCCAATATGAGCCATGAGCTGCGCACGCCGCTGCAGTCCATCCTTGGCTTTTCGGAGCTGGGATTGAAGAAGGCGCGCGAGCATGCCTCGCTGGTGGAGATGTTCGGGGAAATCCATGCCTCGGGCGAGCGCATGCTGGCGCTGGTGAATGATTTGCTGGACGTGGCCAAGATCGAAAGCGCCGTGGGCATTTTTGAGCTTGAGCGCACCGACTTGCGCGGCCTGGTGCAACAAGTGCTGCGCGAGCTGCGGCCCTTGCTGGATCAGCGCCATTTGAAGCTGAGCCTGCAGCTGCCCGACCAGCCCCTGGCCGCCCAGGTGGATGCGGTGCGCTTCTCGCAGGTGCTGCGCAATGTGCTGGCGAATGCGATCAAGTTCTCGCCGCAGGGCGGGCAGCTGCGGCTCAGCGCCGAGCGCAGCGCCAACGGCGAAGCCCATCTCAGCGTGGCCGACCAAGGCCCGGGCATCCCCGAGGCCGAACTGGAAAAGATCTTCGAGGCCTTTGTCCAGTCCAGTCAAACCAAGGACGGCGCCGGGGGCACCGGCCTGGGCCTGGCGATCTGCCGCAAGATCCTGGAGGTGCATGGCGGCCGCATCTACGCCGAAAACGGCGCGGGCGGTGGCGCCTTGCTGCACATCGTGCTGCCGCCGCGCTCCTCACCGGACTCGCAGATGGGCAGCTTCTGA
- a CDS encoding alpha/beta hydrolase family protein, translating into MQKPPRPHRRQPTALLFASAALLSLALPSAALAAGNSTANGNNAKALALSYQQPSAPVRALLDAPNLPRSIISPDQQTLASVQLRRLNNLEELARPVLRLAGLRIDPGCACPQAQPVIQNLRLRALLDPQAPERPVALPSEGKFQAFHAFHWAPDGQRFILSRRTATASELWVGDARTGEIHPIPKLQLNLVLGGTEPVWLSPTELLVLALPKPRGAPPSLPAAPAGPVIQESLGRNSPERTYQDLLRNAHDEALLAYHGRSQITHVNLLTGATRPLAEPGLFSSLAVTGEGAAQVILSERLLRPFSYTLPWQDFARSVELRRRDGQPLRELARLPLKQGVVLEGVLPGPRGFQASPGKDAAIFWVEALDGGNPNQAAALRDRLMRLDPPYSGKPQVVAQLPQRLTRLSFLDDGEHALLTEFDRQKSWLRTSLQPLAGGPGKTLFEHALRERYRHPGTPQTHMLANGRNAVISDQGALLLAGPGAGPKGERPFLDRLSLQDLSTQRLFQSDEDAYEQAVLLLDRGRLITQRETETEPPNLFLRQGTGLSQARALSRNKDPSPQLRQIRRELVSFKRADGVELSFWLYLPPDYKQGERRPALVWAYPLEYTDASTASQVGGSSNRFASFAPLSPLMLAMDGFVVLSDATMPVVGDPKTVNDSFVEQITMNARAIIDKAEELGVVDPKRMAVGGHSYGAFMTANLLAHTSLFKTGIARSGAYNRTLTPFGFQSERRSLWEARDVYLKLSPFLVANQIREPLLLIHGEADNNSGTFPLQSERLYQALAGTGGTVRYVSLPFESHGYTARESVGHVQWEMSNWLKRYLGDPRGDN; encoded by the coding sequence CCACCGCCCTGCTCTTCGCCTCGGCCGCTTTGCTGAGCCTGGCCCTGCCCAGCGCCGCCCTGGCCGCTGGCAATAGCACGGCGAATGGCAACAATGCCAAAGCCCTGGCCCTGAGCTACCAGCAGCCCTCGGCCCCGGTGCGCGCCCTGCTGGACGCGCCCAATCTGCCGCGATCCATCATTTCGCCCGACCAGCAAACCCTGGCCAGCGTGCAACTGCGCCGCCTGAACAATCTGGAAGAGCTGGCTCGGCCGGTGCTGCGCCTGGCCGGCCTGCGCATTGACCCGGGCTGCGCCTGCCCGCAAGCCCAGCCGGTGATTCAGAACCTGCGCCTGCGGGCGCTGCTGGACCCGCAAGCGCCGGAGCGGCCGGTGGCCTTGCCGAGCGAAGGCAAGTTCCAGGCCTTTCACGCCTTCCACTGGGCGCCGGACGGCCAGCGTTTCATCCTGAGCCGCCGCACCGCCACGGCCAGCGAGCTGTGGGTGGGCGATGCCCGCACGGGCGAGATCCACCCCATCCCCAAACTCCAGCTCAATTTGGTGCTGGGCGGCACCGAGCCGGTCTGGCTCAGCCCTACCGAATTGCTGGTGCTGGCCCTGCCCAAGCCGCGCGGCGCCCCGCCCAGCTTGCCGGCCGCGCCCGCCGGGCCGGTGATTCAGGAAAGCCTGGGCCGCAACTCGCCCGAGCGCACTTATCAAGACCTGCTGAGAAACGCCCATGACGAGGCCTTGCTGGCCTATCACGGCCGCAGCCAGATCACCCATGTCAATCTGCTGACCGGCGCCACCCGCCCGCTGGCCGAGCCCGGCCTGTTCAGCAGCCTGGCCGTGACCGGCGAGGGCGCGGCCCAAGTCATTCTGAGTGAACGCCTGCTGCGCCCTTTCAGCTACACCCTGCCCTGGCAGGACTTTGCCCGCAGCGTTGAGCTGCGCCGCCGAGACGGCCAGCCGCTGCGCGAGTTGGCCCGCCTGCCGCTCAAGCAAGGCGTGGTGCTGGAAGGCGTGCTGCCGGGGCCGCGCGGCTTCCAGGCCTCGCCCGGCAAAGATGCGGCGATCTTCTGGGTCGAAGCACTGGACGGCGGCAACCCCAACCAGGCTGCCGCGCTGCGCGACCGCCTAATGCGCCTGGACCCGCCATATTCGGGCAAGCCACAGGTGGTGGCGCAACTGCCCCAGCGCCTGACGCGCCTGAGCTTTCTGGACGACGGCGAACACGCCCTGCTGACCGAGTTTGACCGCCAGAAGTCCTGGCTGCGCACCAGCTTGCAGCCCTTGGCGGGCGGGCCGGGCAAGACCTTGTTCGAACACGCTCTGCGCGAGCGCTATCGCCACCCCGGCACGCCGCAAACCCATATGCTGGCCAATGGCCGCAATGCCGTGATCAGCGACCAGGGCGCTTTGCTACTGGCCGGGCCGGGCGCTGGCCCCAAGGGTGAGCGGCCCTTCCTGGACCGCCTCTCGCTGCAGGACCTGAGTACGCAGCGGCTGTTCCAGTCCGATGAAGACGCCTACGAGCAAGCCGTGCTGCTGCTGGACCGCGGGCGCCTGATTACCCAGCGCGAAACCGAAACCGAGCCGCCCAATCTCTTCCTGCGCCAAGGCACCGGCCTGAGCCAGGCCCGGGCCCTGAGCCGCAACAAAGACCCCAGCCCGCAGCTGCGCCAGATCCGCCGCGAGTTGGTCAGCTTCAAGCGCGCCGATGGGGTGGAGCTGAGCTTCTGGCTCTATCTGCCGCCCGATTACAAGCAGGGTGAACGCCGCCCGGCGCTGGTCTGGGCTTATCCGCTGGAATACACCGATGCCAGCACCGCCAGCCAGGTGGGCGGCTCCAGCAACCGCTTTGCCAGCTTCGCGCCGCTGAGCCCCTTGATGTTGGCGATGGACGGCTTTGTGGTGCTCAGCGACGCCACCATGCCGGTTGTCGGCGATCCCAAGACGGTGAATGACAGCTTTGTGGAGCAGATCACCATGAATGCCCGCGCCATCATCGACAAGGCCGAGGAGCTGGGCGTGGTGGACCCCAAGCGCATGGCGGTGGGTGGCCACAGCTACGGCGCCTTCATGACGGCGAACCTGCTGGCGCACACCTCGCTGTTCAAGACCGGCATTGCCCGCAGCGGCGCCTATAACCGCACACTGACGCCGTTTGGCTTCCAGAGCGAGCGCCGCTCACTGTGGGAGGCGCGCGATGTTTATCTGAAGCTGTCGCCCTTCCTGGTGGCCAACCAGATCCGCGAGCCGCTGCTGCTGATTCACGGTGAGGCGGACAACAACTCCGGCACCTTCCCGCTGCAGTCAGAACGCCTCTACCAAGCACTGGCCGGCACCGGCGGCACGGTGCGTTATGTGTCCCTACCCTTCGAATCGCACGGCTACACGGCGCGCGAATCGGTGGGCCATGTGCAGTGGGAAATGAGCAACTGGCTCAAGCGCTATTTGGGTGACCCGCGCGGCGACAACTGA